TCACGAACCCGACGACACTGTGGGAACAACGAATGCGGAACGCCCTCCCCGATTACCGGCCCACGAAGCCCGAGCTCGCCGTCTTCGTCTCGGGGATCACCAGCATGGGCCTCGAGATCCTCGCGGTACGGATCGTCGCGCCGCAGTTCGGCAGCCACATCTACACCGTCGGCGGGATCCTGACGGTGTTGCTCGCCGCGCTGAGCCTCGGCTACTGGCAGGGCGGCAAACGGGCGTCGCTCGCGACGCTCCGCGAGATGTCCTGGCTCATGCTCGCGACGGCGGTGTACGTCGCGGTGGTGATCTACGCCAGCGACTTCCTGCTCGCGTACACGTCGACGCTGGCGATCCCACCCCGGTACGCCTCGCTACCGGCCGTCATCATCCTCTTCGGCCCGCCGACGTACCTGTTGGGGTTTATCAGCCCCTACGCCGCTGAGCTGTCCCGAAAACGCGGCATCGGCGAGGCCTCCGGCCACGTCTACGCGCTCGGCACGATCGGGAGCATCCTCGGCTCCGGCGCGACGACGTTCGTCCTCATCCCCTACCTGAGCATCGCCCAGATCGGACTGCTGTTCGGGATCGTGCTGGTCGCGACCGCGCTCGCGCTCGAGTTGCCCTCGCTCCCGCGGAATCCGACGATCGCGAGCGTCGTCGTCGTCCTGTTGCTCGTCACCGCCGCAGGCGGGGGTCCCGTCGACTTCGACCACCGCGGCGACGTCATCCACGAGAGCCAGACCCCCCACCAGCACCTCGAGGTCGTCGATGACGACGAGATCCGGACGATGTACCTGGACGGCGCTCGCCACAGCGCGATGGACCTCGAGGACCCCGACCGCCACGTCTTCGCCTACACGAAGTACTTCCACCTGCCGATGCTCACGGTTGATGACCACGAGGACGTCGACGACGTCCTCTTTATCGGCGGAGGCGGGTACACCGGGCCCCAGGACTTCGAGGAGCGGTACGACGTCGACGTCGACGTCGTCGAGATCGATCCCGAAGTCACCGAGGCCGCCGAGGAGTACTTCGGTCTCGAGCACGGCGAGGAGATGACCAGCTACGCCACGGACGGACGGCAGTTCCTCCAGAACGCCGACGAGGAGTACGACGTGATCGTCCTCGACGCCTACAAGCAAGACCAGGTGCCGTTTCATATGACGACCGCGGAGTTCATGGAGCTGACCGCCGACCGCTTGAGCGACGACGGCGTCTTGCTCGCGAACGTCGTCTCGGCGCCCAGCGGCTCGGCCTCGGAGTTCTACCGCGCGGAGTACGCGACGATGGAGGAGGCGTTCCCGGAGGTCTACAGCTTCCGCACGTCGGACGAGGACTCGGTCCAGAACATCCAGCTGGTCGCGACCACGGACAGCGAGACGCTCTCGCAGGGCGATCTCGAGCAACGAAACGAGGAGCGCGAGCTGGGGGTCGACCTGAGCGACGAGGTCGATCACTACATGGCCGACCCCGAGACCGACGACGTCCCCGTCCTGCGGGACGACCGGGCACCTGTCGACAGCCTGCTCGACCCGATGCTGGGCCAGCGCTACGTCATCGAGGAGACCGAGAGTTCGGAACCGACGACGGCGAACCCGGCTATTGCGCCGGTCTCCACGTAGGAGACCGATCCGAAGCTCCGGTCCGAGAGTGGTTCGATACCCAAAGTGTCTTGTAGTACTGATTGAAATATATGAAAGAATGAAGCGCCGACAGATCATCGCCGGAGCGGGGACGGTCGGGCTCGCGAGTCTCGCGGGCTGTCTCGGGACCGTCGGACTCGACAGCCACGAGGCGACGCCCGCCGGGATCGAGCCGGAGATTCGCGAGGACGCCGGCTACGAACGGACCGCCGTCGACGAGCTTCGCCTCGAGGAGACCGTCGACGTCTCGGTGCTGTCCGAGGAGATCGTGCTGGTCAACGCACTCACCGAGTACGAGAAGACGCTCGATCTGGGGCTGCTGGGCGAACACCAGGGTGCGGAGTTCGTCGCGTTCTCGAGCCCGCAGGTCGAGCTCCTCGGTCGGGGACTCAACCCGATCGGCGAGCGATCGACGGCCGAGCTCGTCGATCTGGTCGTCACGAACTACGGCGGGATCGGGGACGTCGACCACAAAACCGACGAGGACGTGACCGTCCTCGGGCAGTCGACGACGCTGTCGACGTTCACCGGCGAGGCGGAACTGGGCGGTCGGACCGTCGACGTCGACGTCCTCGTCACCGAGACCGTCGCGGCCGGCGACGATCTGGTCGCCACCCTCGGCGTCTATCCGACCACCTTCGAGAACGAGGGCGAACACGTCCGCTCGCTGATAGGCGGCGTCCTCGAGGAGCTGCCCGACTAACTAGCGTCCGGCACCCGTCGGGGCGTCGGGCAGGTCGTATTTCTCGCTGTCGATGCCCAGCTCCTCGAGGGCCGCCTCGAGGTGGCGCTCCTCGGCGAAGTCGGCGCCGTCCTCCACCCGGAGCCGCTGGGCGGTCGCCAGCACCTCGCCGCGGCGGTCGTCGGGCACGTCGAACTTGTCGGTCGCGAGCTCGATCGTCAGCCCGTTGTGATCGCGGGTGTACAGCGAGTGGAAGATCCCCCGATCGAACTCGTTGTACCCTCGACCTGCGTCCTCGAGGGCCCCCTTGGTCTCGACGAACCGCTCGGGCTCGACGGAAAAGGAGAGGTGGTGTACCGAACCGACCTGGTGGCGAAGCGGCTGTTCGTTCGACTGGCGGTCGTCGTTCACGAAGAAGGTGAGGATCCGCCCGTCTCCCGTGTCGAAAAAGAGGTGGGTCGACTCGGGGTCGTCGAGGTTGGGCTGTCTGAGCACCAGCGGCATCCCCAGCAGGTCCCGGTAGAACTCGATCGTGTCGTCCTCGTTGCTGCCGATAAGCGTGATGTGGTCGGTGCCGGCGAGGCGAATCGGGCTGTCGGGTCGGTCGGCCGTGATCTCAGGATCGTTCGTCATCAGCTTCCGATAGGGTCCCGAAGACCGTAAACGGTGCCCAGGATCGGGCGAGCGAAACGGACGTGATCGATCCGGGCGACGGCGGCTCCCGCCCCGACGCCGGGGCCCGAACGATTATAGGCGGGGTCGGGTACGTATACGCCATGCAAACGGCAGTCGTCGTCGACGCGGTTCGGACTCCGTTCGGCAAGCGAGGCGGCTCGTTCAGGGACACCCACCCCCAGGATCTCGCGGCCGCGCCGCTTGCGGCCCTCGAGGAGCGCAACGGGTTCGACCCGGAGACGATCGAGGACGTAATCTACGGCTGCGTCACTCCCGTCGACGAGCAGGGGCTCAACATCGGCCGCATCGCGCCGATGGTCGCGGGCTGGGGCGACGCCGTTCCGGGCGTCCAGCTCAACCGGATGTGCGGCTCGGGTCAGCAGGCGGTCAACTTCGCCGCGACGAACGTGATGGCGGGCCAACACGACGTGGTGGTCGCCGGCGGCGTCGAGCACATGACCCGCGTGCCGCTGGGCTCGGACGGCGTCGACGGCGTCGCCGGGGAGAGCGCCGTCACCGACACCTACTTCGAGCACTTCGACGAGCTGACCCACCAGGGCGAGGGCGCCGAGCGGATCGCCGAGAACTACGGCTTTACGCGCGAGGAACTCGACGAGCTCGCGGTCGACTCCCAGCGCCGCTGGGGCGAGGCCTGGGACGACGGTCGGTACGACGAGCAGATCGTTCCCGTGGAAACCGAACTCGACGGGGAAACGAACGACTCGAACGGTCGAGCGGGGGACGAAGCGAGCCGCGAGACCGTCGTCGTCGAGCGGGACGAACACCCCCGTCCCGAGACCGATCGCGAGACGCTCGCCGAGCTCCCGCTGTCCTTTCGCGAGGACGGCGCGGGCGTCCACCACCCGGGCAACTCCTCGGGGATCGTCGACGGCGCGTCGGCCCTGCTGATCGCGAGCGAGGACGCCGCCGACGCTCACGGCTGGGAGCCGATGGCCCGAATTCGACAGACGGCGGTCGTCGGCGTCGACCCCGTGACGATGCTGACGGGACCGATCCCGGCGACCGAGCGCGTCCTCGAGCAGTCGGCCTACGAGCTCTCCGATATCGACCGCTTCGAGGTCAACGAGGCGTTCGCGTCGGTCGTCGCCGCCTGGCTCGAGGAGACGGGCGCCCCCTGGGAGCGAACCAACGTCAACGGCGGGGCGATCGCCCACGGCCACCCGCTGGGAGCGACTGGCGCGGCCCTGCTGACGAAGCTGGTCCACGAACTCGAGCGGACGGGCGAGGACGTCGGGCTCTCGACGATGTGTATCGGGTTCGGCCAGGGGATCGCGACGATCGTCGAGCGGCTGTAAGCAGGGGACGGATCGACGACACGGCGGGGATCAAGGTAAAGTATCGCTGTCGCGACCGTTCGGGTATGCGACTCGACGGCGTTCGAATCCTCGATCTCTCGCGGCTGTTGCCGGGCCCGTACGCGACCCAGCTGTTGGCGGACTCCGGGGCCGAAGTGGTGAAAGTCGAAGACACTGACGCGGGCGACTACGCGCGCGCGATGGAGCCGCTCACCGATCGGGACACCGGCGCGATCTTCGAGATGGTGAATCGGGGGAAGCGAAGCGTCGCGCTCGACCTCAAAAGCGAGGACGGCCGGGCGGCGTTCTACCGGCTCGTCGAGGAGAGCGACGTCGTCCTCGAGAGTTTTCGTCCGGGCGTCGTCGACCGACTGGGGATCGACTACGAGACGCTACTCGAGCACAACGAGGAGCTGATCTACTGTTCGCTCACAGGGTACGGCCAGAACGGTCCCTGGGCCGATCGCGCGGGCCACGACCTCAACTACGTCTCGGTCGCGGGACTGCTCGACATGACCCGCGAGTCGCCCGACGCGAAACCCCAGACGCCGGGCTACCCCATCGGCGACATGGCCGGCGGGCTGTTCGCGGCGTTCGCGATCGTCGAGGCCGTCCTCGCACGGGAACTCGGCAACGCGGACGGCGAGTACGTCGATATCGCGCTGGCCGACGTCGTCGCCTCCTTCTCCCAGGCGGTCGCCTACCAGTCGCTCACCGGCGACCCTGCCGAGCCCAGACCGAGCGAGACGCCGCTGACGGGTGCGCTACCGTGGTACGACAGCTACGAGACCGCCGACGGGCGGTGGCTGGTCCTGGCGGCCCTCGAGCCGAAGTTCTGGCGAGCGTTCTGCGAGGCCGTCGGTCGGGAGGACCTCGTCGACGAGCACGGAACGGACGATCCGGACGTGCGGGCGGCCCTGCGGGCCGAACTCGAGGACGTCTTCCGCGAGCGAACCCGCGAGGAGTGGGAGACGGCGCTGGCGGACGTCGACGCCGCCGTCACCGGAGTCTACGCGCCTGCGGAGCTGGCTGCGCACCCGCAGTTCCGGGCCCGCGGGCTCGTCGAACGTTCCGAGAACGCACCCCCGAGGATCGGGTTTCCGGCTCGGCACCGCGAGACGTCGACGGAGACGACCGAGTCCGTGCCCGGCCACGGCGAGCACACCCGTCGGTACCTCGCCGAGGTCGGGTACGACGAGGCGGCGATCGACCGACTGCTCGAGTCGGACGCGGTTCGCTGAGACGACGGCAACGTGGCGCTACTCGAACAGGTCGCCGTGACGTCGGGCCAGATCCGTGTACGCTCCCGAGGAGAACTCCTCGAAGATCTCCTCGGGGTCGATCCCCGTCTCCGCGAGCGGCGTGACCTCGGCGGGGACGCCGCGGACGAACGACTCCGGTGGGATCTCGTACTCGTCGGGGATCACGGTCCCCGCGGCGACGATGCTGCCAGCCCCGACCGTCGCGTCGGTATTCAGTGTCGCGTTGAATCCGACCAGCGCGCCCGTCTCGACGACCGCCTCGTTGAGGACGGCGCCGTGTCCGACCATCACCCGCTCCTCGAGGGTCGCCGCGTGCAGCGTCGCGTTGTCGCCGACGTGGGTCCCTTGCCCGACCCGAACGGGACCGACGTCGCCCCGGAGGACGACCCCCGGCCAGACGCTCGCTTCGGCCGCGACTTCGACGTCGCCGACGAGGATCGCGTCCCCGCTCACGCTGGCTTCGTCGTCGATCGACGGGCTAGTACCCTCGAACTCGTAGGTTCGGCTGTCGACCATAATCGGTCGACCACGACCGGGATCTTAAGAGTCGTCGTCGGAGTGCCGACTATCACAGTTCCGTATGAATTGCGTGGCGAGCCCGCATATCCTCTCGGCCCCGTGCGAGTCCTCTCTGTGCAAGCTCGGTCTTTATTACGAGCGGTGGTGGAGCCAGGTGGGAAACGCATGAGCCAGTCAGATTCACCGATTCGAGCGATGTTCGATCTGCAGCGAGCCACGATCGAGGGAAGCCAGCAGCTCGTCGAGCGGAGCTTCGCGACCCGCGGGACCGTCAGTCGAATGATGCTCACCGGAGTCAAGAGTCAGGAGTCACTCCAGCGCCAGCAACTCGAGCTCGCACAGGCGATGACCCACGGGACGATCGGGACGATGACCGCGATGGTTCCGGGCGGGAACCAGGAGCCGATCCTGGGAGGGGTCGACGAGAGCTTCGACCAGTTGAAAACCACCCACGCGGAGTTCTACGACGCCCTCGAGCGGGAACTCGAGCGGGACGTCGAGAGCGTCGACGAGCTCTCCGCGGAGTTTACCGACGCGATGGAGACGAGCACCGAACGGCTGCTCGAGTCCTCACACGAGATCGAGGACCGGACCGTCGAGAACGTCGACGAGCTCTCCGCGCAGCTTCGCGAACAGCTCGAGCGGACCCGGGAGCTACAGGACGAACTCGAGAGCCAGCTCGAGGACCGGACCGAGGACGTCGAGAAGCTCCTCGAGACCCAGGCCGAGCAGATCGACGCCATCCAGGAGCAACTCGAGCAGCAAGCCGAACAGGCTCGAGAGGCCGGTGGAACGTCGATTCCGATCGGCTCCGACCGCACGATCGAGGAGATCGACGGTATCGGAACGATGACCAGCGACCGACTATCCGAAGCGGGGATCACGACCGTCGACGACCTGACGGGGTCCGATCCGGAGACAATCGCCGAGGCCGCGGAGGTCTCGACCGCACGGGCACGGGAGTGGATCGACCGGGCCGAAGCCTGATCACTCGAGTTCCGGAAGGACCTCCTCGCCGAAGTCCTCGACGAACCGCTCCTGCTCGCGGGTGACGTTGTGCAAC
This genomic window from Natronococcus occultus SP4 contains:
- a CDS encoding CaiB/BaiF CoA transferase family protein produces the protein MRLDGVRILDLSRLLPGPYATQLLADSGAEVVKVEDTDAGDYARAMEPLTDRDTGAIFEMVNRGKRSVALDLKSEDGRAAFYRLVEESDVVLESFRPGVVDRLGIDYETLLEHNEELIYCSLTGYGQNGPWADRAGHDLNYVSVAGLLDMTRESPDAKPQTPGYPIGDMAGGLFAAFAIVEAVLARELGNADGEYVDIALADVVASFSQAVAYQSLTGDPAEPRPSETPLTGALPWYDSYETADGRWLVLAALEPKFWRAFCEAVGREDLVDEHGTDDPDVRAALRAELEDVFRERTREEWETALADVDAAVTGVYAPAELAAHPQFRARGLVERSENAPPRIGFPARHRETSTETTESVPGHGEHTRRYLAEVGYDEAAIDRLLESDAVR
- a CDS encoding helix-hairpin-helix domain-containing protein, with amino-acid sequence MFDLQRATIEGSQQLVERSFATRGTVSRMMLTGVKSQESLQRQQLELAQAMTHGTIGTMTAMVPGGNQEPILGGVDESFDQLKTTHAEFYDALERELERDVESVDELSAEFTDAMETSTERLLESSHEIEDRTVENVDELSAQLREQLERTRELQDELESQLEDRTEDVEKLLETQAEQIDAIQEQLEQQAEQAREAGGTSIPIGSDRTIEEIDGIGTMTSDRLSEAGITTVDDLTGSDPETIAEAAEVSTARAREWIDRAEA
- a CDS encoding gamma carbonic anhydrase family protein, coding for MVDSRTYEFEGTSPSIDDEASVSGDAILVGDVEVAAEASVWPGVVLRGDVGPVRVGQGTHVGDNATLHAATLEERVMVGHGAVLNEAVVETGALVGFNATLNTDATVGAGSIVAAGTVIPDEYEIPPESFVRGVPAEVTPLAETGIDPEEIFEEFSSGAYTDLARRHGDLFE
- a CDS encoding DUF6517 family protein gives rise to the protein MKRRQIIAGAGTVGLASLAGCLGTVGLDSHEATPAGIEPEIREDAGYERTAVDELRLEETVDVSVLSEEIVLVNALTEYEKTLDLGLLGEHQGAEFVAFSSPQVELLGRGLNPIGERSTAELVDLVVTNYGGIGDVDHKTDEDVTVLGQSTTLSTFTGEAELGGRTVDVDVLVTETVAAGDDLVATLGVYPTTFENEGEHVRSLIGGVLEELPD
- a CDS encoding spermidine synthase, whose product is MRNALPDYRPTKPELAVFVSGITSMGLEILAVRIVAPQFGSHIYTVGGILTVLLAALSLGYWQGGKRASLATLREMSWLMLATAVYVAVVIYASDFLLAYTSTLAIPPRYASLPAVIILFGPPTYLLGFISPYAAELSRKRGIGEASGHVYALGTIGSILGSGATTFVLIPYLSIAQIGLLFGIVLVATALALELPSLPRNPTIASVVVVLLLVTAAGGGPVDFDHRGDVIHESQTPHQHLEVVDDDEIRTMYLDGARHSAMDLEDPDRHVFAYTKYFHLPMLTVDDHEDVDDVLFIGGGGYTGPQDFEERYDVDVDVVEIDPEVTEAAEEYFGLEHGEEMTSYATDGRQFLQNADEEYDVIVLDAYKQDQVPFHMTTAEFMELTADRLSDDGVLLANVVSAPSGSASEFYRAEYATMEEAFPEVYSFRTSDEDSVQNIQLVATTDSETLSQGDLEQRNEERELGVDLSDEVDHYMADPETDDVPVLRDDRAPVDSLLDPMLGQRYVIEETESSEPTTANPAIAPVST
- a CDS encoding VOC family protein, which translates into the protein MTNDPEITADRPDSPIRLAGTDHITLIGSNEDDTIEFYRDLLGMPLVLRQPNLDDPESTHLFFDTGDGRILTFFVNDDRQSNEQPLRHQVGSVHHLSFSVEPERFVETKGALEDAGRGYNEFDRGIFHSLYTRDHNGLTIELATDKFDVPDDRRGEVLATAQRLRVEDGADFAEERHLEAALEELGIDSEKYDLPDAPTGAGR
- a CDS encoding thiolase family protein encodes the protein MQTAVVVDAVRTPFGKRGGSFRDTHPQDLAAAPLAALEERNGFDPETIEDVIYGCVTPVDEQGLNIGRIAPMVAGWGDAVPGVQLNRMCGSGQQAVNFAATNVMAGQHDVVVAGGVEHMTRVPLGSDGVDGVAGESAVTDTYFEHFDELTHQGEGAERIAENYGFTREELDELAVDSQRRWGEAWDDGRYDEQIVPVETELDGETNDSNGRAGDEASRETVVVERDEHPRPETDRETLAELPLSFREDGAGVHHPGNSSGIVDGASALLIASEDAADAHGWEPMARIRQTAVVGVDPVTMLTGPIPATERVLEQSAYELSDIDRFEVNEAFASVVAAWLEETGAPWERTNVNGGAIAHGHPLGATGAALLTKLVHELERTGEDVGLSTMCIGFGQGIATIVERL